The following are from one region of the Halogeometricum sp. S3BR5-2 genome:
- a CDS encoding PLP-dependent cysteine synthase family protein, translating into MDANILETIGSPLVEVSSPEGATVAAKVESKNPGGSAKDRPALAMIEAAEREGDISPGDSLVEPTSGNTGIGLAMVSAAKGYDMTIVMSDSASKERRDVMRAYGADIELVEGDISAAKERADELEAEGMTQLRQFENEANPRAHYRTTAEEILEQVGDREIDALVAGVGTGGTLSGIGRRLREEFPEMTVVAVEPAGNAVLSTGEPGRDDYQGMGPGFVSPNLDRDLLDDIEVVALGDAEAECRRLAREEGILVGQSSGASNLAARRVAEELATPEANCPEPPERYVIEDAADDVRSEESRSGDVRADGGPAGAGGGAEADDCPLVVTVFWDSGERYMSTGMFD; encoded by the coding sequence ATGGACGCGAACATCCTCGAGACCATCGGCTCCCCGCTGGTCGAGGTGTCGTCGCCCGAGGGGGCGACGGTGGCGGCGAAGGTGGAGTCGAAGAACCCGGGCGGGTCGGCGAAGGACCGCCCGGCGCTGGCGATGATAGAGGCGGCCGAGCGTGAGGGCGACATCTCGCCGGGCGACAGCCTGGTCGAACCGACCAGCGGCAACACGGGCATCGGCCTCGCGATGGTGTCGGCGGCGAAGGGCTACGACATGACCATCGTGATGTCCGATTCCGCCTCGAAGGAGCGCCGCGACGTCATGCGCGCCTACGGCGCGGACATCGAACTCGTCGAGGGCGACATCTCCGCGGCGAAGGAGCGCGCCGACGAGTTGGAGGCCGAGGGGATGACGCAACTGCGCCAGTTCGAGAACGAGGCGAACCCCCGCGCGCACTACCGGACGACGGCCGAGGAGATTCTCGAACAGGTCGGCGACAGGGAGATAGACGCCCTCGTCGCGGGCGTCGGTACCGGCGGCACGCTCTCGGGCATCGGCCGCCGCCTCCGCGAGGAGTTCCCCGAGATGACCGTCGTCGCCGTCGAACCCGCCGGGAACGCCGTGCTCTCGACGGGCGAACCCGGCCGCGACGACTATCAGGGGATGGGACCGGGGTTCGTCAGCCCCAACCTCGACAGGGACCTCTTGGACGACATCGAAGTCGTCGCCCTCGGAGACGCCGAGGCGGAGTGCCGCCGCCTCGCCCGCGAGGAGGGGATTCTGGTCGGCCAGTCGTCGGGCGCCTCGAACCTCGCCGCTCGTCGCGTCGCCGAGGAACTCGCCACGCCCGAGGCGAACTGCCCCGAACCGCCGGAACGGTACGTCATCGAGGACGCGGCGGACGACGTGCGCTCGGAGGAGTCTCGCTCCGGCGACGTGCGCGCCGACGGCGGCCCGGCGGGCGCCGGCGGGGGCGCCGAAGCCGACGACTGCCCCCTCGTCGTCACGGTGTTTTGGGACAGCGGCGAGCGCTACATGTCGACTGGAATGTTCGACTGA
- a CDS encoding DUF5804 family protein yields MTRVCFVGSPDANVQYELLSRDTARAALSTYEIRTPFENSLAVDTVSVGAAVSLCNDLNWYLVRFVDHVLVREPSISSEEWLSRRLAEAVRDGEMRPEETGERLAVYGLADGRLVEPMFVSRRPDGSIPSYDLREVEETVVVRVHESEFGA; encoded by the coding sequence GTGACGCGGGTCTGTTTCGTAGGGTCGCCCGACGCGAACGTGCAGTACGAACTCCTGTCGAGAGACACCGCCCGGGCCGCCCTCTCGACGTACGAAATCCGCACCCCGTTCGAGAACTCCCTGGCCGTCGACACGGTGAGCGTCGGCGCCGCCGTCTCGCTGTGTAACGACCTGAACTGGTATCTCGTCCGCTTCGTCGACCACGTCCTGGTGCGGGAGCCGAGTATCTCCTCGGAGGAGTGGCTCTCGCGCCGCCTCGCGGAGGCGGTGCGCGACGGCGAGATGCGTCCCGAGGAGACGGGCGAGCGACTCGCCGTCTACGGCCTCGCGGACGGCCGCCTCGTCGAACCGATGTTCGTCTCGCGCCGTCCGGACGGGTCGATTCCGTCCTACGACTTGCGCGAGGTGGAGGAGACGGTGGTCGTCCGCGTCCACGAGTCGGAGTTCGGCGCGTGA
- a CDS encoding tRNA sulfurtransferase, which translates to MRADAVLVGFGEFGAKSSEVRAKMADRLAASVRALLRERGFEAEVQRRWSRIVVRPSDAEEARAVAAAVATLPGVSFARPVLAVDATREAVYGALEALAAGHPEGATFAVDAKRVGPAEEHGFSGRDLNVGGGRLVEDLTDATVELDDPDRTYRIEVRGGEAYVSVVRFDGPGGLPLGTQGRVAVLVSGGIDSPVAAWRLMRRGCVPIPVYVDIGDYGGADHRARAFEVVRTLAARAPDEDLRPRVVDGAAVVDRLVAAVDDTRMLSLRRAMLVMAEAVARRDGAHSIATGESIGQKSSQTGPNLAVTDAAAALPVHRPVSTADKSDIVEEARRLGTYDDSTLPVGCERVAPSHPETNASLADVVAAEPDGLLDAARRAGREASVEPLDRDV; encoded by the coding sequence ATGCGAGCGGACGCCGTCCTCGTCGGGTTCGGCGAGTTCGGGGCCAAGAGCAGCGAGGTCAGAGCGAAGATGGCCGACCGGTTGGCCGCGAGCGTGCGCGCCCTCCTCCGCGAACGCGGGTTCGAGGCGGAGGTGCAGCGTCGGTGGTCCCGTATCGTCGTCCGCCCGTCGGACGCCGAGGAGGCGCGGGCCGTCGCGGCGGCGGTGGCGACGCTTCCCGGCGTCTCCTTCGCCCGCCCGGTGCTCGCCGTCGACGCGACGCGCGAAGCGGTGTACGGCGCCCTCGAAGCCCTCGCCGCCGGCCACCCCGAGGGGGCGACGTTCGCCGTCGACGCGAAACGGGTCGGCCCCGCCGAGGAGCACGGGTTCTCCGGCCGGGACCTGAACGTCGGGGGCGGGCGACTCGTGGAGGACCTGACGGATGCGACGGTTGAATTGGACGACCCCGACCGGACGTACCGCATCGAGGTCCGGGGCGGGGAGGCGTACGTCTCCGTCGTCCGGTTCGACGGCCCCGGCGGCCTCCCCCTCGGGACGCAGGGCCGCGTCGCCGTCCTCGTCAGCGGCGGCATCGACTCCCCCGTCGCCGCGTGGCGACTGATGCGCCGCGGATGCGTTCCGATTCCGGTGTACGTCGACATCGGCGACTACGGTGGCGCCGACCACCGCGCCCGGGCGTTCGAGGTGGTTCGGACGCTCGCGGCGCGCGCCCCCGACGAGGACCTGCGCCCGCGCGTCGTCGACGGCGCGGCCGTGGTCGACCGTCTCGTCGCGGCCGTCGACGACACGCGCATGCTGTCGCTCCGCCGCGCGATGCTCGTCATGGCAGAGGCGGTGGCCCGGCGCGACGGCGCCCACTCGATAGCGACCGGGGAGTCCATCGGGCAGAAGTCGAGTCAGACCGGTCCGAACCTCGCCGTCACGGACGCGGCGGCGGCGCTCCCCGTCCACCGACCGGTGTCGACGGCCGACAAGTCCGACATCGTCGAGGAGGCGCGCCGCCTCGGCACCTACGACGACTCGACGCTGCCCGTCGGGTGCGAACGGGTCGCCCCCTCACATCCCGAGACGAACGCCTCCCTGGCGGACGTCGTCGCCGCCGAACCCGACGGACTGCTCGACGCGGCGCGACGCGCGGGGCGGGAGGCGTCGGTGGAACCGCTGGACCGGGACGTGTGA
- the ppk1 gene encoding polyphosphate kinase 1, with amino-acid sequence MDETDGYAPYEPADRDVDLTDPTYYLNRELSELEFQRRVLHEAVDDRQPLLERVRFLSLFTKNMDEFFMKRVGGLKQQIDADVTERTVDGRTPREQLTAVLEKARPMFRAQASCYLEAVRGALAAEGIRVRDYGDLTADQRGRMREYFRESVLPTLTPLAFDPAHPFPFISNLSLSLAVMTRREARADPTFTRVKIPQNRPRLVEVRGNGEGRDGSEGVEYVLLEDVVRSNLDLLFPNVEIVDTTLFRLTRNAEVRRNEEVAEDLIDMIEEVIEQRRFATVVRLEVEEDAPEAVVDLLAEQLALSDEEVFRLPGLLDYRELLSLTDLDRPDLKLDSWTPRPHPRLERDATPAVGADRAADVFSEIRRDDVLLHHPYHSFDDTVQRFLDEAANDPDVLAIKAAIYRTASDSQVIQSLIDAAENGKQVAVMVELKARFDERNNVEWVRRLEEEGIHVAYGTIGLKTHTKTALVVREEDDGVQLYSHVATGNYHSETAKGYVDLGLLTADRDVGQDLVKVFNFFTGPSLDEEFRKLLIAPVTMREELTECIRREAWHARNGRDARIVVKVNGLEDPQMVEELYRASMAGVDIDLVVRDICRLRPGLDGVTENVTVHSVVGRFLEHSRIFYFENGASAAPSQVPDDGEWGEPEWYVGSADWMTRNLDKRVEAVAPVEDRELREQLRFVLELATNDNRKRWTMNADGTYDQCHPTDGEPVVEMQRILMDRTAAAAENGDGRGVRTDHPAAPGELLVEPRRDGDERDEESGAADGESDADADADGSPDDADTGTGTADAPGTADNVTPDAAAPSAEADATGTGRADLGDGVDGPDESEKRSDASRADETDAGSGSDSDPNSGADLPPAMREHGDRWYVPDSDHYAYAVRTPDGDRRYRKTREATEELLARYYG; translated from the coding sequence ATGGACGAAACTGACGGTTACGCCCCGTACGAACCGGCCGACCGAGACGTCGACCTGACGGACCCGACGTACTACCTCAACCGCGAGTTGAGCGAACTGGAGTTCCAGCGGCGCGTCCTCCACGAGGCCGTCGACGACCGGCAACCGCTCCTCGAACGCGTCCGGTTTCTCTCCCTCTTCACGAAGAACATGGACGAGTTCTTCATGAAGCGGGTCGGCGGTCTCAAACAGCAGATAGACGCCGACGTGACCGAACGCACCGTCGACGGCCGGACGCCGAGAGAGCAGTTGACCGCGGTGCTGGAGAAGGCCCGCCCGATGTTCCGGGCGCAGGCGTCGTGTTACCTCGAAGCGGTCCGCGGCGCCCTCGCCGCGGAGGGCATCCGCGTCCGCGACTACGGCGACCTGACCGCCGACCAGCGAGGGCGGATGCGCGAGTACTTCCGGGAGTCGGTGCTGCCGACGCTGACGCCGCTGGCGTTCGACCCCGCGCATCCGTTCCCGTTCATCTCGAACCTCAGCCTCTCCCTGGCCGTGATGACCCGCCGCGAGGCGAGGGCCGACCCGACGTTCACCCGGGTGAAGATTCCGCAGAACCGCCCGCGACTGGTCGAGGTGCGGGGGAACGGCGAGGGGAGAGACGGGAGCGAGGGGGTCGAGTACGTCCTCCTCGAGGACGTCGTCCGCTCGAACCTCGACCTGCTGTTCCCGAACGTCGAGATAGTGGACACGACGCTGTTCCGCCTCACGCGCAACGCCGAGGTGCGGCGCAACGAGGAGGTGGCCGAGGATCTCATCGACATGATCGAGGAGGTCATCGAACAGCGACGCTTCGCCACCGTCGTCCGCCTGGAGGTCGAAGAGGACGCGCCGGAGGCGGTGGTGGACCTCCTCGCCGAACAGCTAGCTCTGTCGGACGAGGAGGTGTTCCGCCTGCCCGGTCTGCTCGACTACCGGGAACTGCTGTCGCTGACCGACCTCGACCGGCCGGACCTGAAACTCGACTCGTGGACGCCGCGGCCGCACCCCCGCCTCGAACGCGACGCGACGCCGGCGGTCGGCGCGGACCGCGCCGCCGACGTGTTCTCCGAGATTCGCCGCGACGACGTGCTGCTCCACCACCCCTACCACTCCTTCGACGACACCGTCCAGCGGTTCCTCGACGAGGCGGCGAACGACCCCGACGTGCTCGCCATCAAGGCGGCCATCTACCGGACGGCGTCGGATTCGCAGGTCATCCAGAGCCTCATCGACGCCGCCGAGAACGGCAAGCAGGTGGCGGTGATGGTCGAACTGAAGGCGCGGTTCGACGAGCGGAACAACGTCGAGTGGGTGCGCCGCCTCGAAGAGGAGGGCATCCACGTCGCCTACGGCACCATCGGGCTGAAGACGCACACGAAGACGGCGCTGGTCGTCCGCGAGGAAGACGACGGCGTGCAGTTGTACTCGCACGTCGCTACCGGAAACTACCACTCGGAGACGGCGAAGGGGTACGTCGACCTCGGATTGCTCACCGCCGACCGCGACGTGGGACAGGACCTCGTGAAGGTGTTCAACTTCTTCACCGGCCCCTCGCTGGACGAGGAGTTCCGCAAACTGCTCATCGCGCCGGTGACGATGCGCGAGGAGTTGACCGAGTGTATCCGGCGCGAGGCGTGGCACGCGCGGAACGGCCGGGACGCGCGCATCGTCGTCAAAGTGAACGGACTGGAGGACCCGCAGATGGTCGAGGAACTGTACCGCGCGTCGATGGCGGGCGTCGACATCGACCTCGTGGTGCGCGACATCTGCCGGCTCCGACCCGGCCTCGACGGCGTGACCGAGAACGTCACCGTCCACAGCGTCGTGGGGCGCTTCCTCGAACACTCCAGGATATTCTACTTCGAGAACGGAGCGAGCGCGGCGCCCTCGCAGGTGCCCGACGACGGCGAGTGGGGAGAACCGGAGTGGTACGTCGGTTCGGCCGACTGGATGACCCGAAACCTCGACAAGCGCGTGGAGGCCGTCGCGCCCGTCGAGGACCGCGAACTCCGCGAACAGCTTCGATTCGTCCTCGAACTGGCGACGAACGACAACCGCAAGCGCTGGACGATGAACGCCGACGGGACGTACGACCAGTGTCACCCTACGGACGGCGAACCCGTCGTCGAGATGCAGCGAATCCTGATGGACCGGACGGCGGCCGCCGCCGAGAACGGGGACGGCCGGGGGGTGCGAACGGACCACCCCGCCGCGCCCGGCGAACTCCTCGTCGAACCGCGTCGGGACGGGGATGAGAGAGACGAGGAGAGCGGAGCGGCGGACGGGGAAAGCGACGCGGACGCCGACGCCGACGGCTCACCCGACGACGCCGACACCGGCACCGGCACCGCCGACGCCCCCGGTACCGCGGACAACGTGACCCCCGACGCGGCGGCGCCGTCGGCCGAGGCGGACGCGACGGGGACAGGGAGGGCCGACTTGGGAGACGGCGTCGACGGACCGGACGAGAGCGAGAAACGCAGCGACGCATCGCGTGCGGACGAGACCGACGCGGGGTCGGGTTCGGACTCGGACCCGAACTCGGGGGCCGACCTCCCGCCGGCGATGCGCGAACACGGGGACCGCTGGTACGTCCCCGACAGCGACCACTACGCGTACGCGGTCCGGACGCCGGACGGGGACCGGCGCTACCGGAAGACGCGCGAGGCGACGGAGGAGTTGTTGGCGCGCTACTACGGGTGA